The Streptococcus pantholopis genome has a segment encoding these proteins:
- the rpsO gene encoding 30S ribosomal protein S15 has product MAISKEKKNEIIAQYARHEGDTGSVEVQVAVLTWEINHLNEHIKQHKKDHATYRGLMKKIGHRRNLLAYLRRTDVNRYRELIQSLGLRR; this is encoded by the coding sequence ATGGCAATCTCAAAAGAGAAAAAAAATGAAATTATTGCACAATATGCGCGCCATGAAGGCGATACGGGCAGTGTTGAAGTACAGGTAGCTGTTTTGACTTGGGAAATCAACCATTTGAACGAGCATATCAAGCAGCATAAAAAAGACCATGCAACATACCGTGGACTGATGAAGAAAATCGGCCACCGCCGGAACTTGCTGGCTTACTTGCGCCGTACAGATGTCAACCGCTACCGTGAGCTGATTCAGTCCTTAGGACTGCGCCGCTAA
- the def gene encoding peptide deformylase yields MSVQDKLIRPSRVITMDDIIREGQPTLRERAKDVSLPIQDEDIILGEKMLQFLKNSQDPATAEKMGLRGGVGLAAPQLNISKRIIAVLIPNPEDEDGNPPAESYSLQEVMYNPKIVAHSVQEATLADGEGCLSVDREVPGYVIRHARVTVDYYNKNGEKQRIKLKGYRAIVVQHEIDHTNGIMFYDRINEAEPFAVKEGLLIIE; encoded by the coding sequence ATGTCAGTACAGGACAAATTAATACGGCCGAGCCGTGTCATTACAATGGATGATATTATTCGTGAAGGGCAGCCTACTCTGCGGGAACGGGCTAAAGATGTCAGCCTGCCCATACAGGACGAGGACATTATTCTGGGGGAAAAAATGCTGCAGTTTCTTAAGAACTCTCAGGATCCTGCGACAGCTGAAAAAATGGGCCTGCGGGGCGGTGTTGGACTGGCTGCTCCGCAGCTCAATATTTCTAAACGGATTATTGCAGTGCTGATTCCTAACCCAGAGGATGAGGACGGCAACCCACCGGCAGAAAGCTATAGTTTGCAGGAAGTCATGTATAATCCTAAGATTGTTGCTCATTCCGTACAAGAGGCTACACTGGCTGACGGCGAAGGCTGCCTGTCCGTTGACCGGGAAGTTCCCGGGTATGTTATCCGCCATGCTCGTGTAACCGTTGATTACTACAATAAAAATGGGGAAAAACAAAGGATTAAGTTAAAGGGCTATCGGGCTATTGTCGTTCAGCATGAAATTGACCATACAAACGGTATTATGTTCTATGACCGCATCAATGAAGCTGAGCCTTTTGCTGTTAAAGAAGGCTTGCTGATTATTGAATAA
- a CDS encoding LTA synthase family protein, with protein sequence MKRIVNWIEKRQKFLISLVCALAFFSYVFLLRNELKVADNSGNIKIVAAKQKDPLAAGYRGNTRQIALEGQPLSDEEIVRNDWGVYSAAVPIPINITEATDDLENPTMEIQHDGPVRNISFEYSRYYLGGYLQIYLDDVLYMQINTYQEEESYELLTIDFPQHYGLSAANAGWWLQIIVLAAVLPVFVRLELYKRLRIQQFLLAFGLLAAACYALSAGLAYTLPQSFVFSNTLYSFDKAMLVLSLFTFLSLILGQVLLYFVKKRWRFLGQILYLLLIALAPLLIFYLLESPSAYDSNLNAADIPANLAIITIVWLTLAMITTSLRLASMLAAVAALIMGIVNKVLIALRSTPLLAYHFLQIRDGLNVAQNTAIIVELIIPRLIFLSALYCIALAFLPSSRKLFARPKPFSVWQKLPSRLAFLRQTVYQKIITAFIGVLAAFFVARPLVYHIADSVEMRLLFFAMQKTYYEHGFALSFVRFYEVSHVTEPEGYSTDAVKDILSQYPRKTETAKQKPNIIIIQNESLTDYAQLTSLEFEPDPLAFIHSMDDNTIKGVLYASVLGGGTANTEYEVLTSNSLAILPPNAFPYQQLITSPKNNITSALNSYGYQSVALHPYLENFYRRNLVYSYFDFAESYFNNSTPSIEDLVEVQNLRNYVSDASLYQASQKLIEEKQDPLFNFIVTMQGHESYGLPEEESPRTVSIVNGDDDSSATDFLSSVKASDEAFSDFITYLKTSDEPTVVIMYGDHQPGLSNSYFEPALDANDPSAKYQTPFVMWANFDLPQKEEIQLSPNYIVPYLFDILSQTDYPLPVSSYYQFLSELQQQIPIMTTWGYYDDGYTYSEEAPADSQLLSQYRLLEYNNVMDKSALTLTQYYE encoded by the coding sequence GTGAAAAGAATTGTCAACTGGATTGAAAAGCGACAGAAATTCCTCATCAGCCTTGTCTGTGCTCTAGCCTTTTTTTCCTATGTCTTTTTGCTACGCAATGAATTAAAAGTAGCCGATAACAGCGGCAACATCAAGATTGTCGCAGCCAAGCAAAAAGACCCTTTAGCAGCCGGCTATCGCGGAAACACACGGCAAATTGCCTTAGAGGGGCAGCCGCTAAGTGATGAAGAAATTGTCCGCAATGACTGGGGTGTATACAGCGCTGCCGTACCTATTCCTATTAACATAACAGAAGCCACAGATGATCTGGAAAATCCGACTATGGAAATCCAGCATGATGGACCGGTCAGAAATATTTCCTTTGAATACAGCCGTTATTATCTAGGCGGTTACCTGCAAATTTATCTTGATGATGTCCTTTACATGCAGATAAATACCTATCAGGAAGAGGAAAGCTATGAACTGCTGACCATTGATTTCCCTCAGCATTACGGCTTAAGTGCTGCAAATGCCGGCTGGTGGCTGCAAATCATCGTTTTAGCAGCAGTGCTGCCTGTCTTTGTCCGGCTGGAACTCTATAAAAGACTGCGAATCCAGCAGTTCCTTCTGGCCTTTGGACTGCTGGCTGCAGCTTGTTACGCCTTATCAGCCGGATTAGCTTACACGCTGCCGCAAAGCTTTGTCTTTTCTAATACGCTCTACAGCTTTGACAAGGCTATGCTGGTGTTGAGCCTGTTCACCTTTCTATCATTAATTTTAGGGCAGGTTTTGCTGTATTTCGTCAAAAAAAGGTGGCGTTTTTTGGGACAGATTCTTTATCTGCTTTTGATCGCTCTTGCGCCGCTCTTAATTTTTTATCTGCTGGAAAGCCCTTCAGCTTATGATTCTAATTTGAATGCAGCTGATATTCCGGCCAATCTGGCTATTATTACTATCGTTTGGCTGACTTTAGCCATGATAACCACTTCTCTGCGCTTGGCGAGCATGCTGGCTGCAGTTGCCGCTCTTATCATGGGAATCGTCAATAAGGTATTGATTGCCCTCAGGTCAACCCCCCTTTTAGCTTACCATTTTCTGCAGATTCGCGATGGTTTAAATGTAGCGCAAAATACGGCTATCATCGTTGAACTGATTATCCCGAGACTTATTTTTCTAAGCGCTCTTTATTGCATAGCACTGGCTTTCCTGCCATCTTCCAGAAAACTATTTGCCAGACCAAAGCCTTTTTCTGTTTGGCAGAAACTGCCAAGCAGGCTGGCCTTTTTGCGTCAGACAGTTTATCAGAAAATCATAACCGCTTTTATCGGTGTACTGGCCGCATTTTTTGTGGCCAGACCCCTGGTCTACCATATTGCTGACAGTGTGGAGATGCGCCTGCTCTTTTTTGCGATGCAGAAAACATATTATGAACATGGATTTGCTCTTTCTTTTGTCAGATTTTATGAAGTCTCGCACGTCACAGAGCCGGAAGGTTACAGCACTGATGCTGTCAAGGATATTTTGAGTCAATACCCGAGAAAGACAGAGACTGCCAAGCAGAAACCGAATATTATCATTATCCAAAATGAATCGCTGACCGATTATGCGCAATTGACGTCTTTGGAATTTGAGCCTGATCCGCTGGCCTTTATCCACTCTATGGATGATAATACAATCAAGGGGGTGCTCTACGCTTCTGTACTGGGCGGCGGTACGGCCAATACGGAATACGAGGTGCTGACCAGCAACAGTTTAGCTATCTTACCACCAAATGCTTTTCCTTATCAGCAGCTGATCACCTCACCTAAAAATAATATCACCAGTGCTTTAAACAGTTATGGCTACCAAAGCGTAGCCCTTCATCCTTACTTGGAAAATTTCTACCGCCGCAATTTAGTCTACAGCTACTTTGATTTTGCCGAGAGCTATTTCAACAATTCAACACCTAGCATTGAAGATCTTGTTGAGGTTCAGAATTTGCGCAACTATGTCAGTGATGCCAGCCTTTATCAGGCCAGTCAGAAACTGATTGAAGAAAAGCAGGATCCGCTCTTTAATTTTATTGTTACCATGCAGGGACACGAAAGTTACGGTCTTCCGGAAGAAGAGAGCCCGAGGACTGTCTCTATTGTCAATGGAGATGATGACAGCAGTGCGACTGATTTCTTATCCAGTGTCAAAGCATCGGATGAGGCATTCAGCGACTTTATCACTTATCTTAAGACTTCTGATGAACCGACTGTGGTCATCATGTACGGCGATCATCAGCCGGGACTTTCTAACAGCTATTTTGAACCGGCATTAGATGCCAATGATCCCAGCGCCAAATATCAAACGCCTTTTGTCATGTGGGCTAATTTTGATCTGCCCCAGAAAGAAGAAATTCAGCTCAGTCCCAATTATATTGTTCCTTATCTGTTTGACATTCTGTCGCAGACAGACTATCCTTTGCCAGTATCGTCTTATTATCAGTTCCTGTCAGAACTGCAGCAGCAAATTCCTATCATGACGACTTGGGGCTATTATGATGACGGCTATACTTATTCTGAAGAAGCCCCTGCAGACAGCCAGCTCCTCAGCCAGTACCGGCTGTTGGAATATAATAATGTGATGGATAAAAGTGCCCTGACTTTAACACAGTATTATGAATAA
- a CDS encoding NADPH-dependent FMN reductase: protein MSFINALKQFFKGEEEMKNILFVVGSLREGSFNLQMAQAAEKILAGKAKVSYLDYSQVPLFNQDLETSVLPAVADMRKAIQEADAVWIFSPVYNFSIPGPVKNLLDWASRAVDLADPTGLSAIDSKVTTVSLLANGGHEQTAAIYRDLLPFIRTTFVDQVTAAQINDEAWASGELTLNDNVLEELSKQADAVLAAINN from the coding sequence ATGTCTTTTATTAACGCATTAAAACAGTTTTTTAAAGGAGAAGAGGAAATGAAAAATATTTTATTTGTTGTCGGTTCACTTCGTGAGGGTTCTTTCAATCTGCAAATGGCTCAGGCCGCAGAAAAGATCCTTGCCGGTAAAGCCAAGGTATCCTACTTGGATTACAGTCAAGTGCCTCTCTTTAATCAGGATCTTGAAACGTCGGTTCTGCCAGCAGTCGCAGATATGCGCAAAGCCATTCAGGAAGCTGATGCTGTTTGGATTTTCTCACCCGTTTACAATTTTTCAATTCCAGGTCCGGTGAAAAACTTACTGGACTGGGCGTCACGCGCCGTTGATTTGGCTGATCCGACAGGGCTATCAGCTATTGACAGCAAAGTAACAACAGTGTCTCTTCTGGCTAACGGCGGTCATGAGCAAACAGCTGCTATTTATCGTGACCTGCTTCCTTTCATTCGAACAACTTTTGTAGATCAAGTCACTGCAGCGCAAATTAATGATGAAGCTTGGGCAAGCGGAGAGCTGACCTTAAATGATAACGTTTTAGAAGAACTCAGCAAACAGGCAGATGCTGTCTTGGCAGCTATCAATAACTAG
- a CDS encoding MarR family winged helix-turn-helix transcriptional regulator, with translation MTEFKNSAVKLMVVMRKAFRTIDAKVSESYKEDNLTATQFAALDVLYAKGEMTIGELIDKMLATSGNMTVVIKNMEKKGWVSRRLNPEDRRAYLVDLTSLGRRVIERALPAHIEKVEAVFSLLSENEQEELIALLKKFKDL, from the coding sequence ATGACAGAATTTAAAAATTCAGCTGTCAAATTAATGGTTGTTATGCGTAAAGCTTTTCGAACGATAGACGCTAAAGTTTCGGAATCTTACAAAGAAGATAACCTGACTGCAACTCAGTTTGCTGCTCTTGATGTCCTTTATGCTAAGGGAGAGATGACAATCGGTGAACTGATTGACAAGATGCTGGCAACATCAGGGAATATGACTGTGGTTATCAAAAATATGGAAAAAAAAGGCTGGGTCAGCCGCCGACTTAATCCTGAGGACAGGCGGGCCTATTTGGTTGATCTGACCAGTCTGGGCCGCCGTGTTATTGAACGTGCTCTGCCAGCTCATATTGAAAAAGTGGAAGCGGTCTTCTCTTTGCTTTCTGAAAACGAACAAGAAGAGCTGATTGCCCTATTAAAAAAATTTAAAGATTTGTAG